Proteins encoded together in one Larus michahellis chromosome 4, bLarMic1.1, whole genome shotgun sequence window:
- the IRX6 gene encoding iroquois-class homeodomain protein IRX-6, with product MSFSQFGYPYSTTSQFFVPASPSTTCCEAAPRSGPDASSAPAAASLCCSPYESRLLAPGRAELNAALGMYGTPYATGQGYGNYLPYSAEPAALYTALNPQYEIKDGASTLHSGIAQPTAYYSYDHSLGQYQYDRYGTVDFSGSARRKNATRETTSTLKTWLYEHRKNPYPTKGEKIMLAIITKMTLTQVSTWFANARRRLKKENKMTWSPKNKAGEERKEETPREEEEYGAESEDTEQKSCKEDKELRFSDLDDLEEEEEEEEEEAGKPEKGRASSLQEAPSLGAALPEAPRSDCCLPGPFRAFPCAKAPAADFAPAALPGPPPPYAPAEKPRIWSLARTAGASAARRGSPEGGGAAGELPLPAKAFRSSAFNLQPLPRSCASHRGLGEPCQYAAAGEGFGRGAKGGPGGTELSGTCLERLRTAFRPVLRRAARPFLSAGDGAPAAARISA from the exons ATGTCCTTCTCTCAGTTCGGATACCCCTACAGCACCACTTCACAG TTTTTcgtccccgccagccccagcacGACCTGCTGCGAGGCCGCCCCCCGCTCCGGCCCGGATGCCTCCTCggcgccggccgccgcctccctctgctgctccccgtACGAGAGCCGGCTGCTGGCGCCCGGCCGCGCCGAGCTCAATGCGGCGCTGGGTATGTACGGGACCCCGTACGCCACCGGCCAGGGCTACGGCAACTACCTGCCCTACAGCGCCGAGCCCGCCGCGCTCTACACCGCGCTG AACCCCCAGTATGAAATCAAGGACGGAGCCAGCACGTTGCACTCGGGAATCGCGCAGCCCACTGCCTACTACTCCTACGATCATTCCTTGGGGCAGTACCAGTACGACAG GTACGGGACGGTGGATTTCAGTGGTTCGGCCAGACGCAAAAATGCAACGCGAGAGACGACGAGCACCCTCAAGACCTGGTTGTACGAGCACCGCAAAAACCCCTACCCCACCAAAGGAGAGAAAATCATGCTGGCCATTATCACCAAAATGACCCTGACGCAAGTGTCCACTTGGTTTGCTAACGCCAGACGGAGgctcaagaaagaaaacaaaatgaccTGGTCTCCCAAGAACAAAgcgggggaagagaggaaagaagaaacccccCGGGAAGAGGAGGAATACGGTGCGGAGAGCGAAGACACAG agcagaagagctgTAAGGAGGACAAGGAGCTGCGGTTCAGCGACCTGGAcgacctggaggaggaggaggaggaggaggaggaggaggcggggaagCCGGAGAAGGGCCGGGCCAGCTCCCTGCAGGAAGCCCCCAGCCTCGGCGCGGCGCTGCCCGAGGCTCCGCGTAGCGACTGCTGCCTGCCCGGACCCTTCCGCGCCTTTCCCTGCGCCAAGGCCCCTGCCGCGGACTTCGCacccgccgccctgcccggcccgccgccgccctaCGCGCCCGCGGAGAAGCCGCGCATCTGGTCGTTGGCGCGCACCGCCGGGGCCAGCGCGGCGCGCAGGGGCAGCCCCgagggcggcggcgcggcgggggagctgcccctgcccgccAAGGCCTTCCGGAGCTCCGCTTTCAACCTGCAGCCGCTCCCGCGGAGCTGCGCGTCCCACCGCGGCCTGGGGGAGCCGTGCCAGTACGCGGCGGCGGGCGAAG GCTTCGGGAGGGGCGCCAAGGGCGGCCCGGGAGGCACCGAGCTTAGCGGGACCTGTTTGGAGAGGCTGCGGACGGCGTTCCGGCCGGTGCTGCGGAG GGCCGCCCGCCCCTTCCTGAGCGCTGGCGACGGGGCTCCGGCTGCAGCGAGGATCTCGGCGTGA